ATATCGCCATGATCCCAGCCTTCACACCATGAGCCAGATACGCAGAGGCAATTAACGCTAACGCGCACACCACGGTGGTGATAGCCGGAATATCCACCCCAAACACGATCGGGAGTAAAAAATAAGTCCAAAAAATCAGCATGATAACTGGTATAGCGCGGAAAAAACCCAGCACCAGCGCCAATAACGCCCCGCCCAAACCCCGGCTCATCGCCAGCGCAACCCCCAACACCGTGCCCAGCAGCGCCGAGGCACATCCGGCCATCAGGCTTAATGCCAGCGTCAGCGCCGCACCGCCAAGCGGCCCCTCAGGAAACGTCCCCCACATCAGATAACTGAAATTATCGATGATTACCGAGAAATCCATCTTACTTCCCCTTTAGCGCTTGCCGGTGTGAACGCCACATACCAAAGCCTTCCAGCACGGCAATGGCAGCAACGTAGAGCAGCGTCGCCACCCCAAAAGCCTGAAACGTGCGCAAGGTTTCTGTTTCCACCTGACGCGAAGCATAAGAAAGCTCAGCCACACCGATAGCCATCGTCAGCGAGGTGTTTTTTATCACGTTCATGTACTGGCCAAGCAGCGTCGGCCACGCAATTCGCCACGCCTGTGGCAGCACCACATAGCGCATGGCCTGCCAGCCGGTTAACCCGAGCGCACAAGCGGCATATTTCTGGCCGCGCGCGACACCGGCAATGCCAGCGCGGATCTCTTCGGCAATAAACGCACTGGAGTAGAACGTCACGCCCATCAGACCGGCAATAAACTCAAACGACGGCAGGCTAATACCCAACAGCGGCAGCGTGTGCGGAGTATTGAGCCACTGCATGAAGGCCGCTGGCAGACACTGAGGCGCACCGAAATACCAAAAGAACAGTTGCACCAGCAAGGGCGTGTTGCGAAACAGCGAACAATAGGCAACGACCGGCCAGCGCAGCAGAGGGATGCGGCTATCACGCATAGCCGAGAGCCCCAACCCCAGCACGGTAGCCAGCAGTGAGGTTGCCAGCGCTAATCCCAGCGTAATCAGAAAACCCTGCCACAACCAGTGCAGGTACTCTGGGGCAAGCCATGTCTCAGCCAGCCAACGTTGAAAGCGATTATCAGTCATCATCAATAAGAAGGCCCCCGGGATGGGGCCGGGGGCAAGGTTACAACGCCAAATGTTGTGACTATCATCAATATCATTACTGTCTTTTATTTATTACCGGGATCTGCCACCTCCGGCGCTGCGTAAGTGGCAGTACGGGGATCAGGCTTTCGGCTGTTGTGCCAGCGGGGCGATTTTAAAATCACCGCGCGGCTGTGCTGACGGGGTTTGCGGCCCGAACCAGCGATCATAGATTTTCACCGCTTCGCCCTGTTTTTCCAGATTCAGCAGGATGTCATTCACTTTTTCCGTCAGGCGGTCTTCGCCTTTGGGAATGCCAACACCCTGATACTCCTTGGTGATACTAAAGGGCGAAATTTCAAAGTCAGCTTTCTGTGCAGCCGGCAGGTTGCCCAGCAGCCCCACCAGTTTGGCGTCATCCTGGGTGATGGCCTGCACGTTGCCGTTACGCAGTGCCGCAAACGCCAGCGGCGTGTCGTCATAAGAGATCACTTTCGCCGTTGGGTAGTGCTCACGCAAGGTGATTTCCTGCACGGTGCCTTTATCTGCGCCAATACGCAGGTTTTTGATGTCTTCCGGGGTTTTCAGCACGCCTTTGCGGGCAATGAATTTCTGGCCGGTAGCAAAATAGGGCACACTAAAATTCACCTGTTTGGCACGTTCGTCGGTAATGGTGAAGTTGGCGGCGATCAAATCGACTTTTTTCGAGGTCAACAGCGGAATACGGTTAGCCGGGTTCGTCGCGCGCAGCTCCACTTTCACCCCCAGCGCTTTGCCGATAGCCTGCGCCACGTCCACATCATACCCCACCAGTTTTTTGCTTTGCGGGTCAACATAGCCAAACGGCGGGTTACTGTCGAAAACGGCTACGTTCACCACGCCCGCTTTCTGGATGTCATCGAGTTTATCGGCCTGTGCATTACCAGAAAGCGCCGCCAGCCCTGCCAGAAGAGAGAATGCCAACAAAGATTTTTTCATTTTTTATCCGCCTGTAAGCCGTTGTGCCTAAACGATGATGAGTTCATAAACGATTGTTAACTCAATAAATGCAGGCTAACAGCGGCGCTCGCCCACCGGAAATAACATAAATACCCATAATATGAACTTATGTTCTATCCGGCTTCAGGCAAGCTTGGGTGACAACGCGGCAATGGTACATAACTAATGACAGCGCCCCACGAATGCAGGGCGCTGGAGATAAAACAGCGGGATCGTTATTCCGGTTTGCCTGCGTCTTTTTGCGCCAGCATTTTTTCCAGCGCATCACCGCCGAGGTGGCGGAAATCCTGGCCTTTAACGAAATAGAAAATGAACTCGCAAATGTTCTGGCAACGGTCACCAATACGCTCGATGGAGCGGGCACAGAACAGGGCGGTCAGCACGCTGGGAATGGTACGCGAGTCTTCCATCATGTGCGTCATCAGTTGACGCACAATGCCTTCGTACTCTTTGTCCACTTTCTTGTCTTCCATGTAGATGCGCTTGGCTTCATCCAGATCCATACGCGCAAACGCATCCAGCACATCATGCAGCATCTGCACGGTGTGATTGCCCAG
This sequence is a window from Dickeya aquatica. Protein-coding genes within it:
- a CDS encoding amino acid ABC transporter permease codes for the protein MMTDNRFQRWLAETWLAPEYLHWLWQGFLITLGLALATSLLATVLGLGLSAMRDSRIPLLRWPVVAYCSLFRNTPLLVQLFFWYFGAPQCLPAAFMQWLNTPHTLPLLGISLPSFEFIAGLMGVTFYSSAFIAEEIRAGIAGVARGQKYAACALGLTGWQAMRYVVLPQAWRIAWPTLLGQYMNVIKNTSLTMAIGVAELSYASRQVETETLRTFQAFGVATLLYVAAIAVLEGFGMWRSHRQALKGK
- a CDS encoding ABC transporter substrate-binding protein; amino-acid sequence: MKKSLLAFSLLAGLAALSGNAQADKLDDIQKAGVVNVAVFDSNPPFGYVDPQSKKLVGYDVDVAQAIGKALGVKVELRATNPANRIPLLTSKKVDLIAANFTITDERAKQVNFSVPYFATGQKFIARKGVLKTPEDIKNLRIGADKGTVQEITLREHYPTAKVISYDDTPLAFAALRNGNVQAITQDDAKLVGLLGNLPAAQKADFEISPFSITKEYQGVGIPKGEDRLTEKVNDILLNLEKQGEAVKIYDRWFGPQTPSAQPRGDFKIAPLAQQPKA